One Thioclava electrotropha DNA segment encodes these proteins:
- a CDS encoding NAD(P)H-binding protein yields the protein MTIAVTGATGHLGQLTLAALAARGATDVIGLARSPEKLTGAARRFDYSDPDSFDALAGIDTLILISSSEVGQRAPQHRNVIEAAKAHGVGHILYTSLLHADRSKMQLAEEHVATEAALAASGLSHTLLRNGWYGENYDSAIASAAQSGTIAGASGAGRIAAAARADYAEALAAVALDPGLQGKTYELAGDAGFTLDELAAEIAAQAGRAVEVSHLAEAEYRALLETMGLPGPFAAIIADSDAQAANGALFDDSHDLSRLIGRPTTPLAGIVRAALG from the coding sequence ATGACCATCGCCGTTACCGGAGCCACCGGCCATCTTGGCCAACTCACCCTTGCCGCACTGGCCGCGCGCGGCGCGACCGATGTGATCGGACTGGCACGCAGCCCTGAAAAGCTGACGGGCGCCGCGCGGCGGTTCGACTATTCCGACCCCGACAGTTTCGACGCGCTGGCCGGCATCGACACGCTGATCCTGATCTCGTCGAGCGAGGTCGGCCAGCGCGCGCCGCAGCATCGCAACGTGATCGAGGCCGCCAAGGCGCATGGGGTCGGCCATATCCTTTACACGTCGCTGCTGCATGCCGACCGTTCGAAAATGCAACTCGCCGAAGAGCACGTGGCGACCGAGGCGGCGCTGGCCGCATCGGGGCTGAGCCATACGCTGCTGCGCAATGGCTGGTATGGCGAGAATTACGACAGCGCGATCGCCTCTGCCGCGCAGTCGGGCACGATCGCCGGGGCGTCGGGCGCAGGCCGGATCGCGGCAGCCGCGCGCGCGGATTACGCCGAGGCGCTGGCCGCCGTGGCGCTCGATCCCGGCTTGCAGGGCAAGACCTATGAGCTGGCGGGCGATGCGGGTTTCACCCTCGACGAGCTGGCCGCCGAGATCGCCGCGCAGGCCGGTCGCGCGGTCGAGGTCTCGCACCTCGCCGAGGCCGAGTATCGCGCGTTGCTCGAGACGATGGGGCTGCCCGGCCCCTTCGCCGCGATCATCGCGGATTCGGATGCGCAGGCCGCCAATGGCGCGCTGTTCGATGACAGCCACGACCTGTCGCGGCTGATCGGCCGCCCGACCACGCCGCTGGCCGGGATCGTGCGAGCCGCATTGGGGTGA